The Oryzias latipes chromosome 9, ASM223467v1 region TGATGCAGGTGTGAAACTGCTTTAATGTTATTATCTCTTTACAGACATTTATttgtcaaacacaaaaaatgtaaaataatgcaAATGTATTGAAATCatgttgaaaatttaaaaagtgttcttgtcctgtaaaaaataaaatacaagacagatttttaaaaattaaaagaacagtatggaaattaaatgaataactttcatttttcagaatcAATCAGCAAAAGTTTAATTGTGAAGGCTGTGGCTGAAGCCAAGGCAAATGTGGATGCAGCTTATACATACTCCAGGCGAATGTGAGTatgaaactactttttttttgtcttataaaATTGCTGCAAATATTACAAATTAGAATATAAGAAATAAGTGCAATTGAAAGTCTTATCTACCTGACACAGGAGCATAGACCGAGTGAAGAGGAGTGGAGCAAGCCCTGGTAGCGTCATTCCGTTGTTGAAGCAGCCCTCTGGCCTGTCCCGGGAGGCTGTGCGAGCTGCTGACTACATGCAAAACACACTGAGTCTGCTCAGAGGGGCCCTGGAGAAACGTCAAAAGCGTTCCATAAATGCCACAGGTCCGTTTGCACCAACTGTCCTTAAGATGTTACTTGGTAGCAGTTTAAAatatcacttcctgtttctttgTTATTTAGATCTGATCACTGTGGAGGATCTCAACGTAATTGCAAAACTCACAGGATGTGCCACACAAATTAGACCACCTTCATGCAAAGATATCCCCAAAAGTTTTCGAACAGCAGCCAGCTCTTGCAACAACCTGTGAGTCAGATTTTCAGATATTTGCTGTCCCTTACACCACATTTCTAAATTACAGATGTTGAGTTTAGTCATTTGGGAAATTGACTGCAGGTTCTAAACATGTAGATAATACATAATGTGACGTAATTGTCTGAACTTGaggtttaatttttaaaatagtaaaaatccACGCTGGGGATCTTCAAACATTCCTTTCCTGCGTTGGCTGCCTGCTGAGTATGAAGATGACCTGACTAGTCCTAAAGGCTGGACCTCTGACCTGAGAGTGAACTACCACCTTCTTCCTCTGGTATGCTCTCCAGATAAATGTAACCACACCAATACTGACATAAAGCTCAGTGCCCATTGAGTTTGTGTTGTTCTCAGGTAAGAGAAGTGTCCAACCGGATCCTGGCAACAACTAACGAGGACGTGGAGAGTGACCCTCTCTACAGTCATCTGGTGACGATCTTCGGCCAGTGGACAGACCACGACTTGACACTCACCCCCAATTCTCCTTCCATTGTCTCCTTTAATAACAACATCAACTGTGAAACTAGCTGTGCTCGTACTGAACCATGCTTCCCTATTGAGGTCAGTATGATGGCATAAATTGTGAGAACAGATAGAGGAAAATGTGTGAAAGCGTTCATGTAAACcactttgtgttttcttctaaaaagatTCCCAGCAACGATGAACGCTTCCAAGAAGATCCAAAGGAATGCCTGCCATTCTCCCGCTCTGCACCAGCCTGTGGCTCCGGGAATACGGGACACATCTTTGGTGCCAGCACTCTGCGTCACCAGATGAACACTCTCACGTCCTTCATTGATGCTGGTCAGGTGTATGGTTCTGATGAGGCAAAGGCTCAGAAGCTTAGAGATCTTTCTACAAATGAGGGCTTGATGAAGGTCAACCCAGAGTTTGATGACAATGGCCGGGCCCTCCTGCCTTTCACTGGCAGTAATGCCAGCATTTGCAATACAAGAGCCCGCATAACCAAAGATCCCAATGCTAGAGAGTTGGATTGTTTCCTTGCAGGTGAGTTACAAAACAGTTGAGGGTACTCATTCTATTGAATGTTAGGCCTTAAATCTTTGCAAGGACAAATTCcgttattttcttcattttttcctttgtgtgaTTTCAAAGGGGATGTTCGTTCAAATGAGAACATTGGACTTGCTTCCCTGCACACTCTCATGGTGAGAGAACACAACCGTTTGGCACGTGCCCTCGCTAATCTGAACCCTAATTGGGATGGAAACAGGCTTTATCAAGAGGCACGCAAAATCATGGGGGGATACATGCAGGTAAGAGATCTattggttaaaaacaaatagacaAAGGAGAATGCAGTTGTTTAAGACGTTTTCTAAGCACCTAACATTACCACTGTTGAGGCCTATTTGCATCAACTTGGTTCTGTGAGGCCATCTTTTTAAACTTGCAGTTGTATCTTTTTTGGGTTTAGGTGATCACATACAGAGATTACCTCAGGCACATCCTTGGCCCTGAAGTCATGTCCAAGCAACTGTCTACCTATCCTGGCTATGATGAAAATGTGGATCCCAGCATTGCCAACGTGTTTGCCACAGCTGCATACAGATTTGCTCATTTGATGGTCCAACCATTTATGTTTCGTCTTAACGAGAATTATGAGAATCACGCTGACTACCCCACCGAGCTGCTGCACAGAACTATGTTTACTCCATGGAGAATTGCTTTTGAAGGCAAGGCCTCAAATTTTTTAAGAATTGTGTGAACCAACAGGTGGGTCAATTTTAAAAACTCCTTTGTGGTGCTGTGTTGTTTAGGAGGTTTGGATCCAATCCTGAGGGGCCTTGTGGGTCGCCCGGCCAAACTGAACACACAGGATCACATGCTGACTGAAGAGCTGAGGAATAGACTCTTTAAGTTCTCTGTGGATCTGGCTATGGATCTGGGATCTCTGAACATGCAAAGAGGCAGAGACCATGGACTTCCTGGTAATCATCTACCTAGAACTTTGTGGATGTTTCTAGAAATGTTTAATGTACTCATCTCAAATGTCCATGAActaatttttcctttatttggtAGGCTACAACAAGTGGCGCGGTTTCTGTGGACTCTCACAACCGCAAAATTTGGAAGAGCTGGCTACAGTGCTAAACAACACGAATCTTGCCCAGAAACTGATGGATCTTTATGGCACAGCCGACAACATTGATGTATGGCTGGGAGGAGTGGCTGAGCCATTTGTTGCCGGGGGAAGAGTGGGGcctctgtttgcctgcctgaTTTCCACTCAATTCAAGAGGATCCGCCAAGGAGACCGGTAAAGATGCACTTCACTACTCAGCTGTCATTACTGAAGCTAAACAGTTGTTGGTAATAACTTAATCAGagactaaattgaaacaaattCCTGTTTCAGTTTTTGGTGGGAGAATGACGGTGTCTTCACTGGTGCTCAGAGAAGGTCCCTGAGAGATGCATCACTTGCCAGGATCATTTGTGACAACACTGGCATCACAGAAGTACCCAACCAACCCTTCCAGTACCGTCCTCGGGGTTCTGGGTACTCTCAGTGCAAAGACCTCCCTGCCTTTGACCTCAAGCCATGGGCGGAGAATTGTGAGTTAATGTTCTGACATGCAGTTGTGTTTCAACACTGGTGTTCGTGTGATTAAACTTATCTTCTCTTTCTCttaatgtcattttaaagggacaattttctatttttcactGTTATAAACCAACATACAGTTGTATTTAAgattctttgtgtttgtgttgtttcactGAATagagaaatttctttttttacttgttttcttAATAGATAATGAGCCAACCAGGGCAACAGAACCACAAGGACCCCAAGGGCCCCAAGGACCACCAGGTAAATGCTAGTTCTTGTTACCTGACTCTTCATACAATAAACATCTTAATAATCTCTACATAGAGGAATTTCTGCAATTAAAGTATGTTCATATCTTTTTGGACACAGGACCTCAAGGCCCACCCGGACCTCCAGGCCCACCTGGACCCCCAGGCACAGTGGAGAAGGTTGCATTCTCTGTTCGTCTCGGCAGCAACTTCCCCAAAGCTGGCGCCCCCATTTCCTTCCGTGATGTCATCTACAACGGGCAGAAGAGCTATAACACCAAAACAGGCATTTTCACCTGCGTGCACCCAGGAGTTTATGAGTTCCAGTTCCACTGCACAATATCTGACACGGCAGCTAGTGTGGATCTGCTGCAGAATGGAGAGCTGATTCTGCATTCATACACCACCCAGCAAAATGGCTACGTCTCAGCCAGTGGAAGCACTTTCATCAAACTCCAGCGGGGAGACAAGGTGTGGCTGGTTGCAAACAATGGTGGCAACGGTCTCACAAGTGACAGCTACTTCTCTGGACATCTGCTGTTTGCTGAGTGAAAGCGCTGCAACAACTGTTCCCTACATAAACCCTGACGTGGGTCTAAATTAATGTAAATTAATGCCCACTTAAAAGTCTACTTGTCTTATTGTCCCCAACATTACTGAGAATAATATTTTGAAATGATCATCCTTAATGGTCTTACTGGTTGACTGTATTCCTGGCTTTATTTGAAGTCATAAATATTCAATACTCAAAACTATCTAAAAGAGTGTATTATATTTACAATTGATAACGAAGAAACATGATACATTTTTGAAGTTTACTAATATTTTAGTTTTCCGAAAGATGATTGTATTACACCAGTTGTCAGACAAATTAATGTATATAAGTTAGAGATCCAATTGTTAGCTAAATGTGACGAACACACACGTTTGTGATGAGTGTAACACAAAATTGTTAcaccattttgttttattgaaataaatgacTGCTGAAATAAAGACTGGCttcagtgttatttttttcactcaaatgATCTGAGGAAGCAGCACTGGGAggcaaagacaaaaatatgGCTGTTTTCCAGCATAAAAGTGTTGCTTGTTGCACCAATGGATGGCACTGGCACAAAAGTTTTAAGTTGAATTTATGCTTTGCTTTGAGGATAGGTTAATGGCAAACATaactaaagaataaaaaacaaaattaaactctTATTGCAGACAACGAACAAACTAAATTAAGGCAGAATCCGAATTAATTCCCTACCCCTTTGGCTTCTCCCCACCCCTACATTTAACCCTCCGAgcggagagttatggaaaaatagtgtctttacATCTGGATGTTACTACAATTTGATGGTGTCATGAATAGTCGCCATTCATTTACTATAGCAAATAGCTACCAGCACTCGGAAAATACCTAccatcagttttataactttaaaaagtcatgcagtaACAAAAAGTCATTGCTTAAATTagaatgtaaacttctgtgttttaaaaCACTCCAACGTAGTGGCGTCGCAGGTGTaggaaatagaaatagaaatagaaatatctttatttgtcattgtacatgtacaACGAAATTACAGTGCAATTTTTCCGGTGGAATAAAAAGTcaagtaagaataaaaaaaactaaaaactgcgAAATAAGACAATATAAGAAAgatatgttaaaaaatatacaacaaaatataaaaaggagGTTACACCTTCTCCGGTTATTGCACGCTTCCCTAATAAATTAACTTTATCTAGCAGCGTTTAAGGCCACAATGGCTCTCGgatagaagctgttttttaatctgtttgtccTTGTTTTAATTGTTCTGTATCTTCTGCCTGAAGGCAGCAGTTCAAACTGGGAATGTCCGGGGTGTGATTGATCCAGCAGAATGTTTTGAGCCTTTTTTAGGCAGCGGGAACTGTACAGTTCCTCCAGGGATGGGAGAGGGCAGCCAATGATCTTCTGGGCTCTCGTGGTGACTCTCTGGAGAGCTGTCCTAGCCGCAGCTGTGCAACTGACAAACCAGGCGCAGACACAGTATGTTAAAATGCTCTCTATTGAGCAGCCGTAGAAGGACACCAGCAGTTTCTCactcagtttgtttttctttaaaagcctGAGAAAATACAGTCTCTGCTGGGCCTTCTTCACCAGAGCAGTGGTGTTGGCGCTCCAGGTCAGGTCCTGCTCAATGGTGACGCCCAGGAGCTTGAAAGCAGCCACCCTCTCCACACAATCCCCACCAATAGACAGTGGctgaatgtctgtttttttcctcctgtagtccaccaccagttccttggtctttgttgtgttgaggattagattgtttttttcacaccaGACACAGAGCCGCTCCACCTCGTCCCGGTAAGCAGACTCATCATTCCCAGAGATGAGCCCCACTACTGTGGTGTCGTCTGCGAACTTAATGATGGTATTGCTGGGGTGAGTGGAGGTGCAGTCTTGTGTGTAGAGGGTGTAGAgcagggggctcagcacacagccctgtggggagCCGGTACTGAGGGTGAGAGCTGTCGACATGTGGGACCCTACTCTAACCCTCTGGGGGCGGGCTGTCAAGAAGTCCAAAATCCAGAGGCATGTGGAGGTGGGGAGTCCGAGGGCCTCCAGTTTGGAAACAAGTCTGTGAGGGAGGATGGTGTTAAAGGCGGAACTGAAATCCACAAACAGCAGCCTCACGTAGTTCCCCGGTTGCTCCAGATGGGATAAAGCAGTGTGGAGAGTGGTGGTGATGGCATCTTCTGTGGACCTATTCGCCCTGTATGCAAACTGGTGGCTGTCAAGTGTTGATGGAAGGCATGAGGTAATGTGGTTGCGTACCAGTTTCTCAAAGCATTTTGTGATGATCGGGGTCAAGGCAAAGGGTGGATGACAAGAAAAAAGACCCAATTTTAACTTCTCACATTCAGCCATTTCTggctcttcttttttatttttattttcttttaacactGTGTACATGCAAAGCAGTCCACAGCGACTGGCAAGGCATGGCtcccccttaaaaaaaacaagttgggCCAATGCTAAAGCTACGTTGGATCAAcaaggaggagccagaggggtagggaaaGGATTTGAATTTGGGCTAAATGTCTTTGAGAAAAGACACCCTGGATGTTACATACTGATTCATCAGGCAATAAAAAAGATGAGAAGGGAACAACGCAATAATATATAAACTATTACGTTTTAATATATATgcaatttagtcattttttgtgttgtttgtctATGTGTACCTACGTtggactggcgaactgtccaatGTGTACCAATGTGTACCAATGTGTTCCTTCACCACTCTCTACATAGAGCATTATAAagtgtgtttgccattttgtcgAGGTGTCCGAATCtacgaatctacaattccaaagtGCCCTAAAACATTTCCAGAGGTCTCTGCAAAAAGCCAGAGTGAATTGGTGCTAACTAGATTgacgaatatagaccacaatgcacttCATTTGAGCaatttgtgtgaaaaaaaacgtattttaattaattttttagtaaaacatacaattttttatctttaaaatacagtaaattTATAAATAGTTTTTGTAAATCTTCATATTTACTagggtgtttttttattttttttaacttgtcctgtccaacagctaaggaaacagatgagagctgaaagccttttgtgttggacatattttacttttacaacaggggttgtgaatcttatgatacaccaggtgtatatttgaataagcccctacacacaaacacactcaaatgttacaaacccacctgttggctccaaaagcgTTCAAACACAAACAAGTCTACATGGACATACTACCcctaacattcacacacacatacttatacattcagactaacacatgtgaaacatttcattcagtcacacaaactgtttgtgcaaaggtgagatagcacctgtgctcgagtgagtgtttatgttcttctggggcggatgatggaatgtaaaaagagggaggGAACCCAGCCGCCTCCCCACCAAGGCCCCAACCGCAGCAGTAGTGGCAGCCGGGACCCCCCAACACCTGCACAGTACAGCAGATAGAGAAAGACCGCCTGCCGGGCAACCACATGCGCCACCCCGGGCCAGCGGGACCGCCACAGCGTCCCcgaaagccagagagcaggggggcgCAGGGGGTAGAGAGTGCAAGCCCCAGCCCGACCCGTAGAGCAGCCTCCCTACCGCGCCCAGGGGGCCCAACGAGGGGCCCTGCCCTAGGGTGGCACCCCAAGCCCCAGACAGACAGCCCACCACCACCgccccccagggaagacccgCCCCCACGGTCCaggcagcccccccccaagTCACGGttagtccaggagagagcagggGGCGGCCCCCCCCGCCGAGGAAGAGGACGCCCAAGAGGAGCGAGGGTCCCCAAGGCTCACCCGCAGTTGGATAAATATGAAGAAGGCCGGCGCCCAGGGgccaggaccagaacccacaccaccgGGACACCACCTGGCTAAGATGATATAGGATCCCCGGCTCCCggtcttgccagagagctcagggatccctctccctgcgtggagagagggccgccgggcccaggaagccagcaccccagGAACAGGGCCGCCGTGACAGAGGGCCCTGCTTCCGTCCGCCAGGGATGGGGCgggggacagaagatcagaagTCCCTCTTCCTTGTGTGATGTATGTGTGTTAGGAAGCATGTgggtgtatgggtgtgtgtgttggagtgtgtatTTTGTGATGTAAAGGGGGTGTACTAaagggtgtggttaaaattggcaagGAGctcactgagaggacatcttctGCTTACAAACAGTGATGTACAagcaccctccacaccaaggggccctaaaatgtctaaggtgcagttaaaattggcgggtactACTAAGCGAGTATATT contains the following coding sequences:
- the LOC101174108 gene encoding eosinophil peroxidase-like — protein: MLRNPLLILRMNMYVGLLAVGITLCLQCQVDAESISKSLIVKAVAEAKANVDAAYTYSRRMSIDRVKRSGASPGSVIPLLKQPSGLSREAVRAADYMQNTLSLLRGALEKRQKRSINATDLITVEDLNVIAKLTGCATQIRPPSCKDIPKSFRTAASSCNNLKNPRWGSSNIPFLRWLPAEYEDDLTSPKGWTSDLRVNYHLLPLVREVSNRILATTNEDVESDPLYSHLVTIFGQWTDHDLTLTPNSPSIVSFNNNINCETSCARTEPCFPIEIPSNDERFQEDPKECLPFSRSAPACGSGNTGHIFGASTLRHQMNTLTSFIDAGQVYGSDEAKAQKLRDLSTNEGLMKVNPEFDDNGRALLPFTGSNASICNTRARITKDPNARELDCFLAGDVRSNENIGLASLHTLMVREHNRLARALANLNPNWDGNRLYQEARKIMGGYMQVITYRDYLRHILGPEVMSKQLSTYPGYDENVDPSIANVFATAAYRFAHLMVQPFMFRLNENYENHADYPTELLHRTMFTPWRIAFEGGLDPILRGLVGRPAKLNTQDHMLTEELRNRLFKFSVDLAMDLGSLNMQRGRDHGLPGYNKWRGFCGLSQPQNLEELATVLNNTNLAQKLMDLYGTADNIDVWLGGVAEPFVAGGRVGPLFACLISTQFKRIRQGDRFWWENDGVFTGAQRRSLRDASLARIICDNTGITEVPNQPFQYRPRGSGYSQCKDLPAFDLKPWAENYNEPTRATEPQGPQGPQGPPGPQGPPGPPGPPGPPGTVEKVAFSVRLGSNFPKAGAPISFRDVIYNGQKSYNTKTGIFTCVHPGVYEFQFHCTISDTAASVDLLQNGELILHSYTTQQNGYVSASGSTFIKLQRGDKVWLVANNGGNGLTSDSYFSGHLLFAE